A genomic segment from Prochlorothrix hollandica PCC 9006 = CALU 1027 encodes:
- a CDS encoding CPBP family intramembrane glutamic endopeptidase, translated as MTSIPKRLNNKFLTLKFEHFSPAPLQFRLGLFIASLALVWLPLGLPIVLFVPNPTLETIAALGLLYGQFIWLVRRWGRRFHGRPQILQDYGLCWTGQTLRELLLGWGLGSLMILVLFAIQGGLGWLQWQNPGLAFGRIALEGFGVALGVGFAEELLFRGWLLDELQRDWGWWGAMVGSSLLFALLHFIKPWSEVIRTFPQFPGLFLLGLTLVLGKRSCQGRLGINVGLHGGLVWSYYLVVVGELTHSLGTVPPWVTGIDQNPLAGLLGLLGLGTLALGFSQRLPAR; from the coding sequence ATGACTTCTATCCCTAAACGTCTAAATAATAAGTTTTTGACCCTTAAATTTGAACATTTTTCCCCAGCGCCTTTGCAGTTTCGCCTGGGTCTGTTCATCGCTAGCTTAGCCCTAGTGTGGTTACCGCTAGGATTGCCGATCGTACTCTTCGTTCCCAACCCAACCTTAGAAACCATTGCAGCTTTAGGGTTGCTCTATGGTCAATTTATTTGGTTAGTGCGGCGTTGGGGGCGACGTTTCCATGGACGGCCCCAGATTTTGCAAGACTATGGTTTGTGTTGGACGGGTCAAACCTTGAGGGAACTATTGCTGGGGTGGGGGCTGGGTAGTCTCATGATCCTGGTGTTATTTGCGATTCAAGGGGGCTTAGGCTGGCTCCAATGGCAGAACCCAGGTTTAGCCTTTGGACGCATAGCCTTGGAAGGGTTTGGGGTGGCGTTGGGGGTGGGATTTGCCGAGGAATTACTGTTTCGGGGTTGGTTATTGGATGAACTACAACGGGACTGGGGTTGGTGGGGGGCAATGGTCGGTAGCAGTCTACTCTTTGCCCTGTTGCACTTTATTAAACCCTGGTCGGAGGTAATTAGAACATTTCCCCAATTTCCAGGCTTGTTTCTATTAGGATTAACTCTAGTTTTAGGTAAGCGTTCCTGTCAGGGTCGCTTGGGTATTAATGTGGGTCTCCATGGCGGTTTAGTGTGGAGCTACTATTTAGTGGTGGTGGGGGAACTGACCCACAGTCTTGGCACTGTGCCACCGTGGGTGACCGGCATCGATCAAAATCCCCTGGCTGGCCTGCTGGGATTATTAGGGCTGGGAACCTTGGCCTTGGGATTTAGTCAGCGCCTACCGGCGAGGTAA
- the clpS gene encoding ATP-dependent Clp protease adapter ClpS, giving the protein MSVQTIEKTSTVRKLAPRYRVLLHNDDFNPMEHVVQSLMQTVPSLTQPQAVNIMMEAHTNGLALVITCALEPAEFYCETLKGHGLSSSIEPDE; this is encoded by the coding sequence GTGTCTGTTCAAACGATCGAAAAAACATCTACCGTTCGTAAACTTGCACCCCGTTATCGGGTTTTGCTCCATAATGATGACTTTAATCCCATGGAGCATGTGGTTCAATCGCTCATGCAAACTGTGCCCAGCTTAACGCAGCCCCAGGCGGTCAACATCATGATGGAGGCCCACACTAATGGGTTGGCCTTAGTGATTACCTGTGCTTTGGAACCGGCGGAGTTTTATTGCGAAACCTTGAAGGGTCATGGTCTCAGTAGTTCGATCGAACCGGATGAGTAG
- a CDS encoding F0F1 ATP synthase subunit gamma, producing MANLKAIRNRIQSVKNTRKITEAMRLVAAARVRRAQEQVLNTRPFADRLAQVLHGLQARLRFDETDLPLLKTQPVQTVGLLVVAGDRGLCGAYNSNVIRRAENRAAELKAEGIDYKFILVGRKGLQYFSRREQPILSNYTNLEQVPTAAEASQISDELLSLFLSNGVDRVELIYTKFVSLVSSRPVVQTLLPLTPQGLEVSDDEMFRLTSRDGRFDVERKKVELEDRPLPRDMIFEQDPVQILNALLPLYLNNQLLRALQESAASELAARMTAMNNASDNASDLIKSLTLSYNKARQSAITQQILEVAGGAAALS from the coding sequence ATGGCAAACCTAAAAGCAATCCGTAATCGGATTCAGTCCGTTAAAAATACCCGCAAGATCACGGAGGCCATGCGCCTGGTGGCTGCTGCCCGTGTGCGTCGTGCCCAGGAGCAGGTGCTGAACACCCGTCCCTTTGCCGATCGCCTCGCCCAGGTCTTGCATGGTCTCCAAGCTCGCCTCCGGTTTGATGAAACCGACTTACCCCTGCTGAAAACCCAACCGGTGCAAACCGTTGGTCTGCTGGTGGTGGCGGGCGATCGGGGTCTCTGTGGGGCTTACAACAGTAACGTCATCCGTCGGGCCGAAAACCGCGCCGCAGAACTGAAGGCGGAAGGCATCGACTATAAATTTATTTTGGTGGGCCGTAAGGGTCTGCAATATTTTAGCCGTCGGGAACAGCCGATCCTCTCCAACTACACCAATTTGGAGCAGGTGCCCACCGCAGCGGAAGCGTCTCAAATTTCTGACGAGTTGTTATCCCTGTTTTTGTCCAATGGGGTCGATCGCGTTGAGCTGATTTACACCAAGTTTGTATCGTTGGTCAGTTCCCGCCCCGTGGTGCAAACCCTGTTGCCTTTAACGCCCCAGGGGTTAGAGGTGAGCGACGATGAAATGTTCCGCCTCACCAGCCGCGATGGGCGGTTTGATGTGGAGCGTAAAAAGGTGGAGCTTGAAGATCGTCCCCTGCCTCGGGATATGATCTTTGAACAGGATCCGGTGCAGATTCTCAATGCTTTGCTGCCCCTCTATCTCAATAACCAGTTACTGCGGGCGCTGCAAGAATCAGCCGCCAGCGAACTGGCAGCGCGAATGACGGCCATGAATAACGCTAGCGATAACGCCAGTGACCTGATTAAGTCCCTGACCTTGTCCTATAACAAGGCCCGTCAATCGGCCATTACCCAGCAAATTCTGGAAGTGGCCGGTGGCGCTGCCGCTTTGTCTTAG
- the atpA gene encoding F0F1 ATP synthase subunit alpha, translating to MVSIRPDEISNIIRQQIEEYSEDVKVSNVGTVLQVGDGIARIYGLEQAMSGELLEFEDGTVGIALNLEEDNVGAVLMGQGREIQEGSTVKATGRIAEVPVGDAFVGRVINALGEPIDGKGDIAASESRLLESEAPGIIARRSVYEPMQTGITAIDAIIPIGRGQRELIIGDRQTGKTAIAIDTILNQKSEDVICVYVAIGQKASSVAQIVDVLRDRGALDYTIVVAANASDPATLQYLAPYTGATMAEYFMYKGKATLVIYDDLSKQAVAYRQMSLLLRRPPGREAYPGDVFYLHSRLLERAAKLNDELGGGSMTALPIVETQAGDVSAYIPTNVISITDGQIFLSSDLFNSGLRPAINVGISVSRVGSAAQTKAIKKVAGRLKLELAQFDELAAFSQFASDLDKATQLQLSRGQRLRELLKQAQYTPLSLAEQVSLVYAGVNGLLDEVPLDKVTDFTKLVRNYLKTSGVQFVETVQSTKKLEAAEEATLKQIITECTQTLLATV from the coding sequence ATGGTAAGTATCAGACCCGACGAAATCAGCAATATCATTCGTCAGCAGATTGAAGAATACAGTGAAGACGTTAAAGTCTCCAACGTGGGCACAGTCCTACAAGTGGGAGACGGTATTGCCCGTATTTATGGCCTAGAACAGGCTATGTCCGGTGAATTGCTGGAATTTGAAGATGGTACCGTCGGCATCGCCCTCAACCTAGAGGAAGATAATGTTGGGGCTGTGTTGATGGGTCAAGGCCGCGAAATTCAAGAAGGCAGCACCGTTAAAGCCACTGGACGCATTGCTGAAGTGCCCGTGGGTGATGCCTTTGTTGGTCGGGTGATCAATGCCTTGGGTGAGCCGATCGATGGTAAAGGAGACATTGCCGCCAGTGAGTCCCGTCTCCTGGAATCGGAAGCCCCCGGTATCATTGCCCGTCGCTCTGTTTATGAGCCGATGCAAACCGGGATTACCGCCATTGATGCCATTATTCCCATTGGCCGGGGTCAGCGGGAATTGATCATTGGTGACCGCCAAACCGGTAAAACCGCCATTGCCATTGACACCATCCTCAATCAGAAGAGTGAAGATGTGATCTGTGTCTATGTGGCCATTGGTCAGAAAGCCTCCTCTGTGGCTCAAATCGTTGATGTCCTGCGCGATCGTGGCGCTCTGGACTACACCATCGTTGTGGCCGCTAACGCCAGTGACCCCGCCACTCTCCAGTACCTGGCTCCCTATACCGGCGCGACCATGGCCGAATACTTCATGTATAAGGGTAAGGCGACCCTGGTTATCTACGATGACTTGAGTAAGCAAGCCGTTGCTTACCGTCAAATGTCTCTGCTGCTGCGTCGTCCCCCCGGTCGTGAAGCCTATCCTGGGGATGTGTTCTACTTGCACTCCCGTTTGTTGGAGCGGGCCGCTAAGCTTAACGACGAATTGGGTGGGGGCAGCATGACGGCTCTACCCATCGTTGAAACCCAAGCCGGTGACGTGTCTGCCTATATTCCCACCAACGTCATTTCCATCACCGATGGTCAGATTTTCCTGTCCTCTGACCTGTTCAACTCCGGTTTGCGCCCTGCCATCAACGTGGGTATTTCGGTGTCCCGGGTTGGGTCTGCGGCCCAGACCAAAGCCATTAAAAAGGTGGCGGGTCGCCTCAAGTTGGAATTGGCCCAGTTTGATGAGTTGGCTGCGTTCTCCCAGTTTGCCTCTGACTTGGATAAAGCAACCCAGTTGCAACTGTCCCGGGGTCAGCGTTTGCGGGAACTGCTGAAGCAGGCCCAGTACACGCCCCTTTCCCTGGCGGAACAGGTGTCGTTGGTGTATGCCGGGGTCAATGGTTTGCTGGATGAGGTGCCGTTGGATAAGGTGACCGATTTCACGAAACTGGTGCGCAACTACCTCAAGACCAGTGGGGTGCAGTTTGTGGAAACGGTGCAGTCCACCAAGAAATTGGAAGCGGCTGAGGAAGCAACCCTGAAGCAAATCATTACTGAGTGTACCCAAACTCTGTTGGCCACTGTCTAA
- the atpH gene encoding ATP synthase F1 subunit delta has translation MGRAVAAEILDPYAEALMSLAQSKDLVDRFGEEISDILKTLEDSADLQQVLVSPVYSSQHKKLLLSQIFGNSVHPLLSNFLLLLVDRKRIEFLAGIGHSYKVLFRALKKIELAEVTAAVELSSDQQRSVKDQVKAMTGAESVELSITLDPTIIGGIIIKVGSQVLDASIRGQLRRIGVSLNRASV, from the coding sequence ATGGGACGTGCAGTTGCCGCAGAGATTTTAGATCCCTACGCTGAGGCTTTGATGTCCTTGGCTCAGTCTAAAGATCTGGTGGATCGCTTCGGTGAGGAAATATCCGATATCTTGAAGACTTTGGAAGATTCCGCCGACCTACAGCAAGTCTTAGTCAGTCCGGTCTATTCCAGTCAGCACAAGAAATTACTGCTGAGCCAGATTTTTGGCAATAGTGTACACCCCCTACTGTCTAACTTCCTGTTGCTGTTGGTGGATCGTAAGCGCATCGAATTTTTAGCTGGCATTGGCCACAGTTATAAGGTGTTGTTTCGAGCCTTAAAGAAAATTGAACTGGCCGAAGTGACTGCAGCCGTAGAGTTGTCGTCCGATCAACAGCGCTCCGTTAAGGATCAAGTCAAGGCCATGACCGGTGCAGAGTCGGTGGAACTGTCCATCACCCTGGATCCCACCATCATTGGCGGGATCATCATTAAGGTGGGTTCCCAGGTACTGGATGCTAGCATTCGGGGCCAACTGCGTCGCATTGGGGTTTCCCTCAATCGCGCTTCTGTCTAG
- a CDS encoding F0F1 ATP synthase subunit B has translation MDILGLLATAAEVEERGFGLNADILETNVINLAIIVALLVYGGRNFLGNILSERKTAIEEELREVEQNNEAAKVALATQQEKLSQAEAEAAALLATAQDNAKTVRDSIVAQAVRDVERMKASAAQDLEADRERVILQLRQRVVALALQQAETTAIQQLDGSAQQKLIDRSLAMLGGR, from the coding sequence ATGGATATTTTGGGATTGCTGGCAACAGCAGCAGAGGTTGAAGAACGGGGATTTGGTCTTAACGCCGACATCTTAGAAACCAATGTCATCAATTTAGCGATTATTGTTGCTTTATTGGTGTATGGCGGTCGTAACTTCCTCGGCAATATTTTGTCGGAACGCAAGACTGCCATTGAGGAGGAGTTGCGGGAGGTTGAGCAAAACAATGAAGCGGCGAAGGTTGCCCTAGCCACCCAGCAGGAGAAGTTATCTCAGGCTGAAGCGGAGGCAGCGGCTCTGTTGGCGACGGCTCAGGACAACGCTAAGACGGTTCGAGACTCGATCGTGGCCCAAGCGGTTCGCGATGTGGAGCGCATGAAGGCTTCTGCGGCTCAGGACTTGGAAGCCGATCGTGAGCGGGTCATCCTGCAATTGCGTCAGCGGGTGGTTGCCCTAGCGCTTCAGCAAGCCGAAACTACCGCTATCCAACAGTTAGACGGATCTGCCCAGCAGAAACTCATCGATCGTAGTCTTGCCATGCTCGGAGGTCGCTAA
- a CDS encoding F0F1 ATP synthase subunit B' produces MILQTAFLLAVEAAAEVAEGPEGGLFDLNATLPLMALQTVVLVAILNKVFYEPFSKTIDDRNDYCRSTRLSAKEQLSQAKQLSQEYEQTLSATRKQAQVIFLEAQAEAQRLAAEQLAEAQREAQQQRNTAQAEIAEQRYAALQSLEQEVDGLSRQILEKLIGAA; encoded by the coding sequence ATGATTTTGCAAACAGCATTCTTGCTAGCAGTGGAAGCCGCTGCCGAAGTTGCTGAAGGGCCAGAGGGTGGCTTGTTTGATCTCAATGCAACCTTGCCGTTAATGGCACTGCAAACGGTTGTGCTGGTGGCCATTCTCAATAAGGTCTTTTATGAGCCATTCAGCAAGACCATCGACGATCGCAATGATTATTGCCGCAGCACTCGTCTCTCCGCTAAGGAGCAACTGAGTCAAGCGAAGCAGTTGTCCCAGGAGTATGAGCAAACCCTTTCTGCGACCCGAAAGCAGGCCCAGGTGATTTTTCTAGAGGCCCAAGCTGAAGCCCAGCGCCTTGCTGCCGAGCAACTGGCTGAAGCCCAGCGGGAAGCCCAGCAACAGCGGAATACTGCCCAGGCTGAGATTGCGGAGCAACGGTATGCTGCCTTGCAATCTTTAGAACAGGAAGTTGATGGCTTGAGTCGTCAAATCTTAGAAAAATTGATAGGGGCTGCCTAG
- the atpE gene encoding ATP synthase F0 subunit C, translating to MDPIVAAASVIAAALAVGLAAIGPGIGQGNAAGQAVEGIARQPEAEGKIRGTLLLSLAFMEALTIYGLVVALVLLFANPFA from the coding sequence ATGGATCCTATTGTTGCTGCTGCTTCTGTTATTGCTGCTGCCCTTGCTGTTGGTTTGGCAGCCATTGGCCCTGGTATTGGTCAAGGTAATGCGGCAGGTCAGGCCGTGGAAGGAATTGCTCGTCAGCCCGAAGCAGAAGGCAAAATTCGCGGCACCTTGCTGCTGAGCTTGGCTTTCATGGAAGCGCTGACAATCTATGGTTTGGTGGTCGCACTGGTTCTCCTGTTTGCGAATCCCTTTGCTTAA
- the atpB gene encoding F0F1 ATP synthase subunit A has translation MTIPTLLHTNFLLPLAELEVGEHFYWQIGSLRLHGQVFLTSWFVIIALVLLSVLAGRNLQRVPSGLQNVMEYVLDFIRDLAKTQIGEKEYRPWVPFIGTLFLFIFFSNWAGALIPWKLIQLPEGELAAPTSDINTTVALALLTSLAYFYAGFSRKGLGYFSNYIHPTPIMLPFKILEDFTKPLSLSFRLFGNILADELVVAVLVLLVPIFVPLPAMVLGLFTSAIQALIFATLAAAYIGEAMEEHGEEAHHD, from the coding sequence ATGACCATCCCAACGCTCTTGCACACTAATTTTCTTTTGCCCTTAGCCGAGCTAGAGGTGGGTGAACACTTCTACTGGCAAATTGGCAGTCTAAGGCTCCATGGCCAAGTGTTTTTAACCTCTTGGTTTGTGATCATTGCCCTGGTGCTTCTCTCCGTCTTGGCGGGTCGGAACCTGCAACGGGTGCCCAGTGGGCTTCAGAACGTGATGGAGTATGTTCTAGACTTTATTCGCGATCTGGCCAAGACCCAAATTGGTGAGAAAGAGTATCGTCCTTGGGTGCCATTTATTGGTACCTTATTTTTGTTTATCTTTTTCTCAAATTGGGCTGGTGCCCTGATTCCCTGGAAACTGATTCAGTTGCCGGAGGGAGAACTAGCCGCCCCTACCAGTGATATCAACACCACCGTTGCCTTAGCGCTATTAACCTCCCTGGCCTACTTCTATGCAGGGTTTAGTCGCAAAGGACTCGGTTATTTTAGCAACTACATCCACCCCACTCCGATTATGTTGCCCTTCAAGATTTTGGAAGATTTCACGAAGCCCCTTTCGTTGAGCTTTCGTCTGTTTGGTAACATTTTAGCGGATGAGCTGGTGGTTGCCGTTCTCGTCCTGTTGGTTCCTATTTTTGTGCCACTCCCTGCCATGGTACTGGGCTTGTTTACCAGTGCAATTCAGGCTTTAATCTTTGCGACTCTAGCGGCTGCCTATATTGGGGAAGCGATGGAAGAGCATGGAGAAGAAGCTCACCACGACTAA
- a CDS encoding ATP synthase subunit I → MTDSSLPPSQDNQQGLVEESASTSPGAQFSSPMDDYYALQREIFLTTLAMAIVIFGSTWWFYSLQTALGYLLGACTGIIYLRMLARSVERLGSQGKPSGGQSRLALIAGIVIVATQWDQLQFLPVFLGFLTYKAALIVYTLRISFIP, encoded by the coding sequence TTGACTGATAGCTCTTTGCCACCTTCCCAAGACAACCAGCAAGGGCTTGTTGAGGAGTCTGCATCAACTTCCCCCGGTGCCCAGTTTTCTTCCCCCATGGATGATTACTATGCCCTACAGCGGGAAATTTTTCTGACCACCCTTGCCATGGCCATTGTCATCTTTGGTAGTACCTGGTGGTTTTATAGCCTTCAAACTGCCCTAGGCTACCTATTGGGAGCCTGTACAGGGATTATCTACCTAAGGATGTTGGCTCGGAGCGTCGAGCGACTCGGCAGTCAAGGTAAACCCTCCGGTGGTCAATCCCGTTTAGCCCTGATTGCGGGGATTGTAATTGTTGCAACCCAGTGGGATCAATTGCAATTTCTACCTGTTTTCTTGGGATTCCTGACCTATAAGGCTGCTTTGATTGTTTATACCCTTCGGATCTCCTTCATACCTTGA